From Neodiprion pinetum isolate iyNeoPine1 chromosome 7, iyNeoPine1.2, whole genome shotgun sequence, a single genomic window includes:
- the LOC124223806 gene encoding carbonyl reductase [NADPH] 3-like encodes MMSRVAVVTGGNKGIGFAIVKGLCEQFDGIVYLTARNEAKGQAAVEELKKLGLQPRFHQLDVTDDSSVDTFKQYISDIHGGLDVLVNNAAIAFKHNSLDPFSYQASETIKVNYFGLVRVCKALFPLLRDHARVVNLSSSAGHLSRIQGDELKARLASLTLTEDDLSQIMRDLINAAQTNTHRELGWANNVYSASKVAVSALTRIQQRAFDEDARKDIAVNSVHPGLVETDMTSHRAHLTPERGARAPLYLAFLTKNTNIKGKYVWHNNIIVDWINDPLPGPY; translated from the exons ATGATGTCGCGCGTAGCTGTG GTAACTGGCGGGAACAAAGGGATTGGTTTTGCAATTGTAAAAGGTCTGTGCGAGCAATTTGATGGGATAGTTTATCTGACTGCAAGGAACGAGGCTAAAGGTCAAGCTGCAGTTGAAGAGCTCAAAAAACTTGGTCTTCAACCAAGATTCCATCAACTTGACGTCACTGACGACTCAAGTGTCGACACGTTCAAACAGTATATCAGCGACATTCATGGAGGACTCGATGTACTCGTTAACAATGCTGCAATCGCCTTCAAG CACAATTCGCTTGACCCGTTTTCTTACCAAGCATCAGAGACCATAAAAGTGAATTACTTCGGCTTGGTGAGAGTTTGCAAGGCACTGTTTCCACTACTGAGAGACCATGCTAGAGTTGTTAATCTCAGCAGCAGCGCTGGACACTTGTCGCGAATACAGGGAGACGAGTTGAAGGCTCGACTTGCAAGTCTGACGCTCACTGAGGATGACCTAAGCCAAATCATGAGGGATCTCATCAA CGCAGCGCAGACTAACACTCACAGAGAATTGGGATGGGCCAACAATGTTTACTCAGCTAGCAAGGTGGCTGTGTCCGCTTTGACTCGCATTCAACAAAGGGCGTTTGACGAAGATGCCAGAAAAGACATCGCTGTAAATTCTGTACATCCTGGTCTTGTCGAGACGGACATGACGAGCCACAGAGCACATTTAACTCCCGAAAGAGGTGCACGAGCTCCCTTATACCTGGCATTCCTAACGAAGAATACGAATATCAAGGGAAAATACGTCTGGCACAATAATATTATCGTTGATTGGATTAATGATCCCTTGCCCGGTCCGTACTAG
- the LOC124223802 gene encoding carbonyl reductase [NADPH] 3-like isoform X2: MKHLLTTSLVFIGILCSYTVLSIVPNTNTDVDRTARVAVVTGSNKGVGFATVKGLCQRFNGTVYLTARSVVRGQASVEELRKIGLQPRFHQLDITDDSSVNAFKTYLNDTHGGLDILVNNAGISFKENATELFSVQASETVRVNYFGLLKVSKALFPLLRPHARVVHVSSAFGRLPLIPGSQIRARFSNSELTVEGLNQIMRDFIEATKTNNYQDSGWPDKPYVVSKVGVSALTGIQQKALDTDAREDLVVNAVHPGYVNTDMTDHLGVFTPERGSQSSLYAALLPENTDIKGKYIWHDNTLVDWANGPKPAA; encoded by the exons ATGAAACACCTGTTGACTACATCGCTCGTGTTTATTGGGATATTGTGCAGTTATACAGTACTTTCAATAGTTCCAAACACTAACACTGATGTGGACAGAACAGCACGCGTAGCGGTg GTAACTGGAAGCAATAAAGGAGTGGGTTTTGCAACTGTAAAAGGGTTGTGTCAACGGTTCAATGGGACTGTTTATCTGACCGCCAGAAGTGTGGTGCGAGGGCAAGCTTCTGTTGAAGAGCTGAGGAAAATTGGCTTACAGCCAAGATTTCATCAACTTGACATTACAGATGACTCGAGTGTCAATGCGTTCAAAACTTATCTTAATGACACACACGGAGGTCTGGATATCCTTGTCAACAATGCCGGTATTTCCTTTAAG GAAAATGCCACCGAACTGTTTTCGGTCCAAGCATCTGAAACTGTGCGAGTTAACTATTTTGGTTTATTAAAAGTTTCTAAGGCTCTATTCCCACTGCTGAGACCCCACGCCAGAGTTGTTCATGTATCCAGTGCATTCGGACGTCTACCTTTAATACCAGGCAGTCAAATCAGGGCTCGATTCTCTAACTCTGAGCTTACGGTGGAAGGACTGAACCAGATTATGAGAGATTTCATAGA AGCCACAAAAACGAATAATTATCAAGATTCAGGATGGCCAGACAAACCATACGTGGTAAGCAAAGTTGGTGTTTCTGCTTTGACTGGGATTCAACAAAAAGCATTAGACACAGATGCCAGAGAAGACCTCGTAGTTAACGCGGTTCACCCAGGATATGTGAATACCGACATGACCGACCACCTGGGTGTTTTCACTCCCGAAAGGGGATCTCAATCTTCGCTTTATGCTGCACTGTTACCAGAAAACACTGACATTAAAGGAAAATACATCTGGCACGATAACACTCTTGTTGATTGGGCTAATGGTCCCAAACCAGCTGCTTGA
- the LOC124223802 gene encoding carbonyl reductase [NADPH] 3-like isoform X1 yields MGEVPHSVPHSTQRGLPSPDLFTMKHLLTTSLVFIGILCSYTVLSIVPNTNTDVDRTARVAVVTGSNKGVGFATVKGLCQRFNGTVYLTARSVVRGQASVEELRKIGLQPRFHQLDITDDSSVNAFKTYLNDTHGGLDILVNNAGISFKENATELFSVQASETVRVNYFGLLKVSKALFPLLRPHARVVHVSSAFGRLPLIPGSQIRARFSNSELTVEGLNQIMRDFIEATKTNNYQDSGWPDKPYVVSKVGVSALTGIQQKALDTDAREDLVVNAVHPGYVNTDMTDHLGVFTPERGSQSSLYAALLPENTDIKGKYIWHDNTLVDWANGPKPAA; encoded by the exons ATGGGAGAAGTCCCCCATTCAGTACCACATTCGACTCAACGCGGCCTGCCTTCGCCTGACCTCTTTACAATGAAACACCTGTTGACTACATCGCTCGTGTTTATTGGGATATTGTGCAGTTATACAGTACTTTCAATAGTTCCAAACACTAACACTGATGTGGACAGAACAGCACGCGTAGCGGTg GTAACTGGAAGCAATAAAGGAGTGGGTTTTGCAACTGTAAAAGGGTTGTGTCAACGGTTCAATGGGACTGTTTATCTGACCGCCAGAAGTGTGGTGCGAGGGCAAGCTTCTGTTGAAGAGCTGAGGAAAATTGGCTTACAGCCAAGATTTCATCAACTTGACATTACAGATGACTCGAGTGTCAATGCGTTCAAAACTTATCTTAATGACACACACGGAGGTCTGGATATCCTTGTCAACAATGCCGGTATTTCCTTTAAG GAAAATGCCACCGAACTGTTTTCGGTCCAAGCATCTGAAACTGTGCGAGTTAACTATTTTGGTTTATTAAAAGTTTCTAAGGCTCTATTCCCACTGCTGAGACCCCACGCCAGAGTTGTTCATGTATCCAGTGCATTCGGACGTCTACCTTTAATACCAGGCAGTCAAATCAGGGCTCGATTCTCTAACTCTGAGCTTACGGTGGAAGGACTGAACCAGATTATGAGAGATTTCATAGA AGCCACAAAAACGAATAATTATCAAGATTCAGGATGGCCAGACAAACCATACGTGGTAAGCAAAGTTGGTGTTTCTGCTTTGACTGGGATTCAACAAAAAGCATTAGACACAGATGCCAGAGAAGACCTCGTAGTTAACGCGGTTCACCCAGGATATGTGAATACCGACATGACCGACCACCTGGGTGTTTTCACTCCCGAAAGGGGATCTCAATCTTCGCTTTATGCTGCACTGTTACCAGAAAACACTGACATTAAAGGAAAATACATCTGGCACGATAACACTCTTGTTGATTGGGCTAATGGTCCCAAACCAGCTGCTTGA
- the Sans gene encoding pre-mRNA splicing regulator USH1G isoform X1 → MTSERFHKAARDGALEILKEATRRDCNARDEGGMTPTLWAAFEGNIDALRLLAARGGDPDKADYFGNTALHLAAARGHRFCVNFLVKFGSNIWALDIDRHSARELAAINGRDDILQFLDLAQTEQELNNRKKTKILKEKAEKEAEKRLKEYAKRQKVAEIRAEKEQKKLLKDKTRMMDVEASDVAILPHRPSILTFKGRVRPSPTFSDIVSGGTKRQGGAVGRKVQARKAADDFKVGEIEMDGKRSVRSLTGLRRDSEVMYVGTYETHSQQMGKRGKISDVWGTLSRARSTPDLLGDRDRPEDDPDYDYNAVDDVNVGDTVLLQQPASIFNRPGFGSVAFRRPVTTTLDAIPIGASDPMENRNVHTTGYESINGSSNGHNNEEVSIGSAGSLARRQSMWDDDLISEEDDADEGNEEWTPLQRFLVANNLSSIHPVLEAEQIDLEALMLLTDADVLALKLPLGPRRKLINAIAIRRRALENPSDVIEDSRL, encoded by the exons ATGACATCCGAACGTTTTCACAA GGCGGCTCGGGACGGAGCTTTGGAAATCCTGAAGGAGGCGACAAGGAGGGACTGCAATGCCCGAGACGAGGGCGGGATGACTCCGACTCTCTGGGCGGCTTTCGAGGGAAATATCGACGCCCTGCGCCTCCTCGCTGCCAGAGG AGGAGATCCGGACAAGGCGGACTACTTCGGCAATACGGCGCTTCATTTGGCTGCAGCTCGGGGACACCGTTTCTGCGTTAATTTCCTGGTGAAATTCGGCAGCAACATATGGGCCTTGGACATTGACAGGCATTCGGCGCGCGAGCTAGCAGCGATAAACGGGCGCGATGATATCCTGCAATTTCTCGACTTGGCGCAGACCGAGCAGGAGCTAAACAATCGTAAGAAGACGAAAATACTGAAAGAAAAGGCCGAGAAGGAGGCCGAGAAACGCCTCAAGGAATACGCCAAGCGGCAAAAGGTGGCCGAGATCAGAGCTGAGAAGGAGCagaaaaaattactcaaagaCAAGACCAGGATGATGGACGTCGAGGCTTCGGATGTAGCCATTCTGCCCCACAGACCGAGCATACTCACCTTTAAGGGTAGGGTCAGACCCTCGCCGACTTTCAGCGACATCGTCAGCGGCGGTACGAAGCGGCAAGGTGGAGCCGTCGGGCGCAAAGTTCAGGCCCGCAAGGCCGCCGACGATTTTAAAGTTGGAGAG ATTGAGATGGACGGAAAACGTTCCGTCCGCAGCTTGACCGGCCTCAGAAGGGACTCCGAAGTAATGTACGTCGGCACCTACGAGACCCACAGTCAGCAGATGGGGAAACGTGGCAAGATATCAGACGTCTGGGGAACCCTATCCAGGGCCAGAAGCACTCCGGACCTGCTCGGCGATCGAGACAGACCCGAGGATGATCCGGATTACGATTACAACGCTGTCGACGACGTCAACGTCGGTGATACCGTCTTGCTTCAACAACCCGCGAGCATCTTCAACAGACCGGGGTTCGGCTCGGTTGCTTTTAGAAGACCG GTGACCACGACCCTTGACGCAATACCTATCGGAGCCTCGGATCCGATGGAAAATCGAAATGTACATACCACAGGTTACGAGTCTATCAACGGCTCCTCGAACGGTCACAATAACGAAGAAGTCAGCATTGGCAGTGCTGGAAGTCTAGCACGTAGACAGAGCATGTGGGACGACGATTTAATCTCTG AAGAGGACGACGCGGATGAGGGGAACGAGGAGTGGACGCCGCTACAGCGGTTTTTAGTCGCTAATAATTTATCGTCGATTCACCCCGTTTTGGAGGCCGAACAGATTGACCTGGAAGCTTTGATGCTGTTGACTGACGCGGACGTACTTGCTTTGAAATTACCGCTGGGACCACGTCGAAAATTGATCAACGCAATAGCTATACGAAGACGCGCGCTTGAGAACCCGTCGGATGTTATAGAAGATAGTAGACTGTGA
- the Sans gene encoding pre-mRNA splicing regulator USH1G isoform X2 translates to MTSERFHKAARDGALEILKEATRRDCNARDEGGMTPTLWAAFEGNIDALRLLAARGGDPDKADYFGNTALHLAAARGHRFCVNFLVKFGSNIWALDIDRHSARELAAINGRDDILQFLDLAQTEQELNNRKKTKILKEKAEKEAEKRLKEYAKRQKVAEIRAEKEQKKLLKDKTRMMDVEASDVAILPHRPSILTFKGRVRPSPTFSDIVSGGTKRQGGAVGRKVQARKAADDFKVGEIEMDGKRSVRSLTGLRRDSEVMYVGTYETHSQQMGKRGKISDVWGTLSRARSTPDLLGDRDRPEDDPDYDYNAVDDVNVGDTVLLQQPASIFNRPGFGSVAFRRPVTTTLDAIPIGASDPMENRNVHTTGYESINGSSNGHNNEEVSIGSAGSLARRQSMWDDDLISEDDADEGNEEWTPLQRFLVANNLSSIHPVLEAEQIDLEALMLLTDADVLALKLPLGPRRKLINAIAIRRRALENPSDVIEDSRL, encoded by the exons ATGACATCCGAACGTTTTCACAA GGCGGCTCGGGACGGAGCTTTGGAAATCCTGAAGGAGGCGACAAGGAGGGACTGCAATGCCCGAGACGAGGGCGGGATGACTCCGACTCTCTGGGCGGCTTTCGAGGGAAATATCGACGCCCTGCGCCTCCTCGCTGCCAGAGG AGGAGATCCGGACAAGGCGGACTACTTCGGCAATACGGCGCTTCATTTGGCTGCAGCTCGGGGACACCGTTTCTGCGTTAATTTCCTGGTGAAATTCGGCAGCAACATATGGGCCTTGGACATTGACAGGCATTCGGCGCGCGAGCTAGCAGCGATAAACGGGCGCGATGATATCCTGCAATTTCTCGACTTGGCGCAGACCGAGCAGGAGCTAAACAATCGTAAGAAGACGAAAATACTGAAAGAAAAGGCCGAGAAGGAGGCCGAGAAACGCCTCAAGGAATACGCCAAGCGGCAAAAGGTGGCCGAGATCAGAGCTGAGAAGGAGCagaaaaaattactcaaagaCAAGACCAGGATGATGGACGTCGAGGCTTCGGATGTAGCCATTCTGCCCCACAGACCGAGCATACTCACCTTTAAGGGTAGGGTCAGACCCTCGCCGACTTTCAGCGACATCGTCAGCGGCGGTACGAAGCGGCAAGGTGGAGCCGTCGGGCGCAAAGTTCAGGCCCGCAAGGCCGCCGACGATTTTAAAGTTGGAGAG ATTGAGATGGACGGAAAACGTTCCGTCCGCAGCTTGACCGGCCTCAGAAGGGACTCCGAAGTAATGTACGTCGGCACCTACGAGACCCACAGTCAGCAGATGGGGAAACGTGGCAAGATATCAGACGTCTGGGGAACCCTATCCAGGGCCAGAAGCACTCCGGACCTGCTCGGCGATCGAGACAGACCCGAGGATGATCCGGATTACGATTACAACGCTGTCGACGACGTCAACGTCGGTGATACCGTCTTGCTTCAACAACCCGCGAGCATCTTCAACAGACCGGGGTTCGGCTCGGTTGCTTTTAGAAGACCG GTGACCACGACCCTTGACGCAATACCTATCGGAGCCTCGGATCCGATGGAAAATCGAAATGTACATACCACAGGTTACGAGTCTATCAACGGCTCCTCGAACGGTCACAATAACGAAGAAGTCAGCATTGGCAGTGCTGGAAGTCTAGCACGTAGACAGAGCATGTGGGACGACGATTTAATCTCTG AGGACGACGCGGATGAGGGGAACGAGGAGTGGACGCCGCTACAGCGGTTTTTAGTCGCTAATAATTTATCGTCGATTCACCCCGTTTTGGAGGCCGAACAGATTGACCTGGAAGCTTTGATGCTGTTGACTGACGCGGACGTACTTGCTTTGAAATTACCGCTGGGACCACGTCGAAAATTGATCAACGCAATAGCTATACGAAGACGCGCGCTTGAGAACCCGTCGGATGTTATAGAAGATAGTAGACTGTGA
- the Srp14 gene encoding signal recognition particle 14 kDa protein has protein sequence MVLLENDLFLVELTRLFDKSRLSGSVALTIKRFDGHEKPVPRDGRAALPAPTEYLCLVRASLRSKKIATVIHSKDVNKFQQAYWGLLKANINGLKKLKKTKSVKPKAH, from the exons ATGGTTTTACTCGAGAATGATTTG tttttagtAGAGCTGACGCGACTCTTTGACAAGTCACGATTGTCCGGATCCGTCGCCTTGACGATAAAACGAT TTGACGGGCATGAAAAACCCGTGCCCAGAGACGGCAGAGCCGCCTTACCCGCACCGACGGAGTATTTGTGTTTAGTGCGAGCCTCCCTTCGATCGAAAAAGATCGCCACCGTC attcattCCAAGGatgtaaacaaatttcaacaagCCTACTGGGGTCTTTTAAAAGCCAATATAAACGGTCttaagaaattaaagaaaaccAAGTCAGTCAAACCTAAGGCCCATTGA
- the LOC124222741 gene encoding uncharacterized protein — protein sequence MSTCVFCKTKQSKYRGRSFHKFPVKDVLRVQHWLEEMKRKDWKPNRNSTLCSAHFTNDCFDRTGFLITLKKNSVPTIFDNPKSECSSCHRLKEYGRGYSFFKFPLDEPDIMKPWIANINIGPWSPSSDSFLCSDHFELSCFQKKSKNYITLRKGSIPTLFGENLQQTEFQDESDRPTTVNVTKLHDHLHICT from the exons ATGAGTACCTGcgttttttgcaaaacaaagCAATCAAAATATCGTGGGCGATCATTTCACAA ATTTCCCGTGAAAGATGTGTTGCGCGTTCAGCATTGGTTAGAAGAAATGAAGAGGAAGGACTGGAAGCCAAACCGAAATAGCACATTGTGTTCAGCTCATTTTACAAATGATTGCTTTGATAGGACAGGATTCCtaattacattgaaaaagaACAGTGTACCAACTATATTTGACAACCCAAAATCAGAGTGTTCATCTTGTCACCGATTAAAGGAATATGGACGTGGCTATTCATTCTTCAA GTTCCCATTGGATGAACCTGATATTATGAAGCCATGGATCGCAAATATAAACATTGGACCGTGGTCTCCATCAAGTGATAGCTTTCTGTGTTCCGACCACTTTGAACTCTCTTGCTTtcagaagaaaagtaaaaattatataactttACGAAAAGGCAGTATCCCAACGTTATTTG GTGAAAACTTGCAGCAGACCGAATTTCAGGATGAATCCGATCGGCCCACCACAGTGAATGTAACCAAATTACATGATCACCTACACATTTGTACCTGA
- the LOC124222745 gene encoding uncharacterized protein produces MIAHDILIALFCKKRSMTLDPRVTVQITYKGENILNEISEPVNTKDIEGLITVLKFTQRKTNDCLTRLTKDTEVSTTEENSEVCEEENSDEDRVNAEEDELNDLSPKRAKLKI; encoded by the exons ATGATCGCCCACGATATTTTGATTGctttgttttgcaaaaaacgCAG CATGACGTTGGATCCACGTGTCACCGTTCAAATAACGTACAAGGGAGAGAATATTCTGAATGAAATCTCCGAACCGGTTAACACGAAGGATATCGAAGGTCTGATAACGGTGCTGAAATTCACGCAGCGTAAGACGAACGATTGTTTAACGCGGCTAACCAAAGATACAGAAGTATCGACGACCGAAG AAAACTCTGAAGTCTGCGAAGAGGAAAATTCGGACGAGGATCGTGTTAACGCGGAGGAGGATGAGTTGAACGACTTGTCGCCAAAACGAGcgaaactgaaaatttag
- the LOC138191250 gene encoding uncharacterized protein C14orf119, which yields MSATLSNQAQLRYVVQWFQEWSEMQRGDFLGILIEKCGPARLVNGLVSSLESLACKEDAGKPPSLFECRVKLFREWSQNWSPQEKESLLSSIKNLDPKFAEKYEEKVANGDDADEHFERNDE from the coding sequence ATGTCCGCGACACTTTCAAACCAGGCTCAGCTGCGCTACGTCGTTCAATGGTTTCAGGAATGGTCAGAAATGCAACGCGGAGACTTTCTGGGTATATTGATAGAAAAGTGCGGACCTGCAAGATTGGTCAATGGGCTTGTTTCCAGTCTGGAAAGTCTGGCGTGCAAAGAGGATGCGGGCAAACCGCCGAGCCTGTTTGAGTGCCGAGTAAAGTTGTTCAGGGAATGGAGCCAGAACTGGTCGCCTCAGGAGAAAGAGAGTTTACTCTCTTCCATAAAGAATTTGGATCCAAAATTTGCCGAGAAATATGAGGAAAAAGTGGCGAATGGTGATGACGCGGATGAACATTTTGAGAGAAACGACGAGTAA